The proteins below are encoded in one region of Sulfolobus islandicus Y.N.15.51:
- a CDS encoding sulfurtransferase has product MLVSVEWLNNNLKDVKVVEIGYNPQINYYEGHIPGAVLINWRDFLDDNSRDFASPGKLSKVLGNAGINNDDLIVLYSEMNNRYAFYVYWILKAYGHSNLAILNGGIYKWLKEGYPIESDGIVVNKKSEYKARKPDWSSRILVWELLSKLKEFVLIDSRSKEEYDGLTTAPPEHKCEQTQMSGHIPGAKNIPWTILLNEDETMKSRDELERIFSWLSKEDKIVVYCRTGARASVAWYALKEVLGFKLVRLYDGSWVEYGNMVGVPVEKSVSDRF; this is encoded by the coding sequence ATGCTTGTAAGTGTTGAATGGCTTAACAACAACTTAAAGGACGTTAAGGTTGTAGAGATTGGTTATAATCCGCAGATAAATTATTATGAGGGGCATATTCCGGGGGCAGTATTAATAAATTGGAGAGATTTTCTTGACGATAATTCTAGAGATTTCGCTAGTCCGGGGAAGTTGAGTAAGGTTTTAGGAAACGCGGGGATAAACAACGATGATCTCATTGTGTTATATAGCGAAATGAATAATAGGTACGCATTTTACGTTTATTGGATTTTAAAGGCTTATGGACATTCAAATTTGGCTATATTAAATGGGGGAATTTATAAGTGGTTAAAAGAGGGTTATCCTATAGAAAGCGATGGTATAGTAGTTAATAAGAAGAGTGAATACAAGGCTAGGAAGCCTGATTGGTCCTCAAGGATTTTAGTATGGGAGTTATTGTCTAAACTTAAAGAGTTTGTTTTAATCGACTCTAGGAGTAAGGAGGAGTATGATGGTCTGACTACTGCACCTCCAGAGCACAAGTGTGAACAAACCCAAATGAGTGGTCACATTCCGGGTGCTAAGAACATTCCATGGACAATTTTGCTTAATGAAGATGAGACTATGAAATCTAGGGATGAGTTGGAGAGAATATTTTCTTGGTTAAGTAAAGAGGATAAGATAGTGGTGTACTGTAGGACTGGTGCTAGGGCTTCTGTTGCTTGGTATGCTTTAAAAGAGGTTTTGGGATTTAAGTTGGTCAGACTTTATGATGGTTCATGGGTTGAATATGGCAATATGGTTGGTGTCCCAGTAGAGAAATCAGTTAGTGATCGTTTCTGA
- a CDS encoding proton-conducting transporter transmembrane domain-containing protein produces the protein MNTLLYTLPPFLISIIFSIFNKKAGYILTMISSIILLITSIYEYNGVLSFFSIISTSVWILASIFSIEYDHYGKWLSPLYILTILGMAIVLNSDGYLLFLAGWEIMTIPAYVAIGLTAKNNRPPFVFMAFGELSTVLILAGFIIANTTNFNYLPSPVPLIVATFGFIIKMGMMPFLVSEWLPIAHGTAPSNFSAILSATMTLMGVYGILKITILTQTIPIGFSLTIMAIGAFNIFFGALYGYVNENTKGILAFSTIENNGAILVALSLYMISKQLNITSIEHISLITVILYSFAHSVAKTGLFLSSGLQEKQSITYSKKIRNIEIGLTLLASSMSGLLPNIGGVASWLLLENLFMFSYVLHNVISILFIMTGAIIAMGEGLATALLIRYITYTSIFQNTREQLSKIKKYPILLSALIVLILGFTLPYLIYPYKNSTTILGMLTNSVILTQYYNTTFGGISPLYIILLLVAFSIVSYLAFGKPKIRKAETWNNGVNEKEEYTAFAMANNIRQMLKKILRPEEEKFLPTYGLDVFWEYLYKLANSIRRFGKIFAKTLINSSISWYIIYIILTLIVVIIVVVMG, from the coding sequence ATGAACACGCTACTCTATACATTACCCCCATTTCTAATTTCTATTATATTCTCAATCTTTAATAAAAAAGCGGGATATATCTTGACAATGATATCATCAATAATACTACTTATCACCTCGATTTACGAATATAATGGAGTTCTCTCATTCTTCTCCATAATTTCTACCTCAGTGTGGATTCTCGCCTCAATTTTCTCAATAGAGTACGATCATTACGGGAAATGGCTCTCCCCCTTATACATACTAACAATCTTAGGCATGGCCATTGTCTTAAACTCTGATGGTTATCTGTTATTCCTCGCAGGATGGGAAATAATGACAATCCCAGCATATGTAGCAATAGGTCTAACAGCAAAGAATAATAGACCACCATTCGTTTTCATGGCATTTGGAGAGCTGAGTACAGTTCTCATTTTAGCGGGATTTATAATAGCAAACACTACAAACTTCAATTACTTGCCATCTCCAGTTCCCTTGATTGTCGCTACTTTTGGATTCATAATAAAAATGGGAATGATGCCTTTCCTTGTATCGGAATGGCTACCTATAGCACATGGAACAGCACCATCAAACTTTTCTGCAATACTAAGTGCCACAATGACGCTAATGGGGGTTTACGGAATACTAAAAATTACAATTTTAACACAAACTATTCCGATTGGATTTTCACTTACAATAATGGCCATAGGTGCATTTAACATATTCTTTGGAGCACTTTACGGATACGTAAATGAGAACACTAAGGGAATTTTAGCCTTTAGTACAATAGAAAATAACGGGGCAATACTAGTAGCCTTAAGTCTATACATGATCTCAAAGCAACTAAACATTACCTCAATAGAGCACATTTCCTTAATCACTGTAATTTTATACTCATTCGCACACTCAGTAGCCAAAACTGGACTATTCCTCTCTTCTGGCTTACAAGAAAAACAGAGCATAACTTATTCAAAAAAGATAAGAAACATTGAAATAGGACTAACCCTATTGGCTTCCTCCATGTCTGGACTATTGCCGAATATAGGGGGAGTAGCATCTTGGCTATTACTTGAAAACCTATTCATGTTCTCATACGTACTTCATAACGTGATATCTATCCTCTTCATAATGACTGGAGCAATTATCGCAATGGGAGAAGGTCTAGCAACAGCCTTATTAATTAGATACATAACGTATACATCAATATTTCAGAATACAAGAGAACAATTAAGTAAAATAAAGAAATATCCCATCTTATTATCTGCACTTATAGTACTCATACTGGGATTCACGTTACCTTATTTGATATACCCTTATAAAAACTCTACAACAATTCTAGGAATGCTAACCAATAGCGTGATTCTAACACAATACTATAACACCACATTCGGAGGAATATCGCCACTCTACATAATTTTACTATTAGTAGCCTTCTCTATTGTAAGCTATCTCGCCTTTGGAAAGCCTAAAATAAGAAAAGCAGAAACGTGGAACAATGGGGTAAACGAGAAAGAAGAATACACAGCATTTGCAATGGCAAATAACATAAGACAAATGCTAAAGAAAATCTTAAGGCCAGAAGAAGAGAAATTCTTACCTACATACGGTTTAGATGTATTCTGGGAATACCTCTACAAACTAGCAAATTCAATAAGAAGATTTGGGAAGATTTTCGCTAAAACACTTATCAACAGCTCAATCTCATGGTACATTATATACATTATTTTGACGCTCATTGTAGTAATAATAGTAGTTGTAATGGGGTGA
- a CDS encoding NADH-quinone oxidoreductase subunit B family protein — protein sequence MKNWWFIRGLRKGVMTEKYPKEIAEWSTEIQGEGTVNCPTNAIKDGKWIKERCVFCRRCYPNYRPNLNPRIYTINKTQPLFKRSFYLYPIDSGTCGGCNMELKLISSPEYDMTRFSIFFTNTPRHADALVVMGVMTEKMKEVLKKAYEAMPEPKVVILLGACAISGGIIGEGVPLEAVVEIPGCPPNPFTILEALMKVKGK from the coding sequence GTGAAGAATTGGTGGTTTATTAGAGGTTTAAGAAAAGGAGTAATGACAGAGAAATACCCGAAGGAAATAGCGGAATGGAGCACTGAAATACAAGGAGAGGGAACTGTAAACTGTCCAACAAACGCCATAAAGGATGGAAAGTGGATAAAGGAAAGATGCGTATTTTGCAGAAGATGCTATCCCAACTATAGACCAAATCTCAATCCAAGAATATATACAATAAACAAAACACAACCCCTCTTCAAAAGGTCATTTTACCTTTACCCAATAGACTCCGGCACATGCGGAGGATGTAACATGGAACTGAAGCTGATCTCATCACCAGAATACGATATGACAAGATTTAGCATATTCTTCACCAATACTCCAAGACATGCAGACGCATTAGTAGTAATGGGGGTAATGACAGAGAAAATGAAAGAAGTGTTAAAAAAAGCTTATGAAGCAATGCCAGAACCCAAAGTAGTTATATTATTAGGTGCTTGCGCTATCTCAGGAGGAATAATAGGCGAAGGAGTACCATTAGAAGCAGTAGTGGAAATCCCCGGTTGTCCACCAAATCCCTTTACAATACTCGAAGCCTTGATGAAGGTGAAGGGAAAATGA
- a CDS encoding hydrogenase large subunit, with protein MKYYKWTQKGEGRKIGKIGDYCLYEKTITEEKCEENKPNITQTYGSFKFIYGPSAGGLLETIKFIITTNGEKILGIDAEVYKNREIVISGLTVDDALLRVERINAPFSASHTISFLLAVEDSLELEQDYPTQLKRIAEIELERIRNHLFVISRLTETASLNVPTYHLLHLVEKVNRLIGKMCGHRYFFGVNAINGVNCDFGNLLRIIDITKEFKQIFDGLLESRIFIDRLQENGKIIDENSIGPAARAAGLAYDARKDFKALPYEDLGFRTVITQEADSFGRFLVRGMEIIESAKILVELHDEIKNSNNERGKNHKQGGGEGLARVESPSGDLAYYVKLNNGIIDSVSLLTPSQVNLNLFLKSVINTIFTDFQFNWESFGIWVSEIGVMLK; from the coding sequence ATGAAATACTATAAATGGACTCAAAAAGGCGAGGGAAGGAAAATAGGCAAAATAGGGGATTATTGTCTCTACGAGAAAACGATAACAGAAGAGAAATGTGAGGAAAACAAACCAAATATAACACAAACGTATGGATCATTCAAGTTCATTTACGGACCCTCAGCTGGAGGACTACTCGAAACAATAAAATTCATTATTACAACTAATGGTGAAAAAATTCTAGGAATAGACGCTGAGGTATACAAGAACAGAGAAATAGTAATAAGCGGTTTAACTGTGGACGATGCCTTACTCAGAGTAGAGAGAATAAACGCTCCATTTAGTGCTTCCCACACAATATCCTTTTTACTCGCTGTAGAAGATTCGTTAGAATTAGAACAAGACTATCCAACCCAACTAAAGAGAATAGCCGAAATAGAATTGGAAAGAATAAGAAATCACTTATTCGTAATATCGAGATTAACTGAAACCGCATCACTAAACGTACCTACATACCATCTCTTGCACCTCGTTGAAAAAGTCAACAGATTAATAGGCAAAATGTGTGGTCACAGGTATTTCTTTGGCGTTAATGCAATTAACGGGGTTAACTGCGATTTCGGAAATTTATTAAGAATAATAGATATTACCAAGGAATTTAAACAAATCTTCGATGGGCTACTTGAAAGTAGAATCTTCATAGATAGACTCCAAGAAAACGGAAAAATAATAGATGAAAACAGTATAGGACCAGCTGCAAGAGCTGCTGGACTAGCTTACGATGCGAGAAAGGACTTTAAAGCCTTACCTTATGAAGACTTAGGTTTTAGAACAGTTATCACACAAGAGGCAGACTCATTCGGAAGGTTCCTAGTTAGGGGAATGGAGATAATCGAGTCGGCCAAAATTTTAGTAGAGTTACACGATGAAATAAAGAACAGCAATAACGAGAGAGGGAAAAATCACAAACAAGGAGGGGGAGAGGGACTAGCCAGAGTCGAGAGTCCATCTGGTGATCTAGCCTATTACGTCAAGTTAAATAACGGGATTATCGACTCAGTATCACTTCTCACTCCTTCACAAGTCAATCTCAACCTATTTTTGAAAAGCGTGATAAACACAATATTTACCGATTTTCAATTCAATTGGGAAAGTTTTGGAATTTGGGTAAGTGAAATAGGGGTGATGTTAAAGTGA
- a CDS encoding hydrogenase 4 subunit F, which yields MNIEPILLLLIPIISNVGFFKLKLIKTLSVLSAVLTSIISIFLYFLAPIKNSFFFITKFTTFFLLMITSIYLLSTLYSMNYIKPSKIVSERLYYILLNSFASSMLFTVIMNNYGLMWVGVELTTVTSALLIIAEASETSLEATWRYVIIVSAGVTLALFSIIFIYYNYHTLTVTEILTKPENNIITKLAVALALIGFGTKAGVFPMYTWLPDAHSEAPSPISALFSGVLLPAATYVVYMVYQVNPLTNIFVIFTTLSIITASIILTYQWHIKRMFAYSTIENMNLALLGLTIGQPLGAIILLLAHAFGKAGAFYSSGIVLKVLGEKRIENIGGLHTKLKLTSVSLLLSSLTVTGTPPFATFIGEFFILQTLIQKDYIIEFILIVISLATAFISINYNVTKMIFTQRELTVSEEPKLITFISLVSSIIPLVLGILLLVILS from the coding sequence ATGAATATTGAACCCATACTCTTACTATTAATTCCTATAATAAGTAACGTAGGCTTTTTCAAACTCAAGCTAATTAAGACCCTATCCGTACTATCAGCAGTACTAACATCAATCATCAGCATCTTCCTTTACTTCTTAGCACCAATCAAAAACTCTTTCTTCTTCATCACTAAGTTCACAACGTTTTTCCTATTGATGATTACATCAATTTATCTCCTATCTACCCTTTACTCCATGAATTATATAAAACCAAGCAAAATAGTAAGTGAAAGATTATACTACATTCTACTAAATTCCTTCGCATCATCAATGCTTTTTACCGTTATTATGAACAATTACGGTCTAATGTGGGTTGGGGTAGAACTCACAACTGTGACCTCAGCTCTTCTAATAATAGCGGAAGCATCTGAAACCTCACTGGAAGCCACGTGGAGGTATGTAATCATAGTATCCGCTGGAGTAACCTTAGCCCTATTCTCAATAATTTTCATCTACTATAATTACCATACATTAACTGTAACGGAAATACTTACAAAACCTGAAAACAACATAATAACTAAACTTGCGGTAGCTCTAGCTTTAATAGGATTTGGAACAAAAGCAGGAGTTTTCCCCATGTACACGTGGTTACCAGATGCTCATAGCGAAGCGCCATCTCCAATAAGCGCATTATTTTCTGGAGTACTACTTCCAGCCGCAACTTACGTGGTGTACATGGTATATCAAGTAAATCCATTAACCAATATCTTTGTAATATTCACAACTTTATCGATAATAACCGCATCGATTATCCTAACCTATCAATGGCATATAAAGAGAATGTTTGCATACTCAACCATAGAAAACATGAACCTAGCCTTGCTTGGACTTACAATAGGCCAACCCCTCGGAGCAATAATCCTCCTTCTTGCACACGCATTTGGCAAAGCGGGTGCCTTTTACTCTAGCGGAATTGTATTGAAAGTCCTTGGAGAAAAGAGAATTGAAAACATAGGCGGTTTACATACAAAACTAAAACTCACCTCAGTATCGCTATTATTGTCCTCTCTAACTGTAACTGGTACGCCACCCTTTGCAACTTTCATAGGAGAATTCTTCATATTACAAACATTAATTCAAAAAGATTATATTATAGAGTTTATATTAATAGTAATTTCTCTGGCAACAGCTTTCATCTCAATAAACTATAACGTTACCAAAATGATATTCACTCAAAGAGAGCTCACAGTCTCAGAAGAACCCAAGCTAATCACGTTCATTTCTCTTGTATCATCTATAATTCCACTCGTTCTCGGTATACTTTTACTGGTGATCCTTTCATGA
- a CDS encoding hydrogenase codes for MINSEILELLSTFILISAFYIQGQAYFKPAIYAQAIQSTLIAILAFHLGISLFSIDYIILGITVILLRTVLITIFLFRGLVKEKPGTRESSKGVASELVLNLAFSIIASLVVYYFVLEKIPISTEINNTLMLLFAFILLFQGLFLIISRKSTIFQFIGFIEEENSTILFGILLLPIPFLIEVSVFLDVLGLVIISSILTLEKAEYSRLDELKG; via the coding sequence GTGATTAACTCAGAGATCCTAGAACTACTCTCAACGTTCATATTAATTTCAGCCTTTTACATTCAAGGACAAGCTTACTTTAAACCAGCAATATATGCACAAGCCATTCAATCTACCTTAATCGCAATTCTAGCCTTCCATCTAGGAATCTCACTTTTTTCCATCGACTATATAATTTTAGGAATAACAGTAATACTACTGAGGACTGTACTAATCACAATATTTTTATTTAGAGGTCTAGTTAAAGAGAAACCAGGAACTAGAGAAAGCTCTAAGGGAGTAGCATCTGAACTAGTATTGAATCTCGCATTTTCCATTATAGCATCTCTAGTAGTATATTATTTCGTATTGGAGAAAATACCCATAAGTACGGAAATCAACAACACGCTAATGTTATTGTTCGCCTTTATCTTACTCTTCCAGGGTCTATTCCTTATTATTTCTAGAAAAAGTACAATATTTCAATTCATCGGTTTCATAGAAGAAGAAAACTCCACAATTCTTTTTGGTATTTTATTACTACCCATTCCCTTCTTAATAGAAGTGAGTGTATTCCTTGATGTATTAGGGCTAGTGATAATTTCCTCAATTTTGACGTTAGAAAAAGCAGAATATTCTAGGTTAGATGAACTAAAAGGGTGA
- a CDS encoding respiratory chain complex I subunit 1 family protein, producing the protein MASNEAQIVVLTITQVIVVILLSPLYQGIYDRGKAIIEGRKGPSVLQPYYDIIKLLRKETVISNNSLSLFVYAPYIVFGIYLLISFVIPVVYPVPILLTPTVDFLGGALLFSLAAFIKIIASLESGSNFVALGVSRILSFTFLSEATLITVFFGVALITGTNNPYVTLDYVSQSLSHYFQLDHTFVSISFFMLWLFETGKLPVESPGLSEMGMIDDGVLYEYSGKLLAILKWGSYIKQYLLGSVLLNVFIFPWFLQVGIIGSLIDIAVMFGKWLLLILISVIINTTLAKLRLFKVQDYLAVAFLLSLLSLTLTVLLG; encoded by the coding sequence ATGGCGTCAAATGAAGCTCAGATAGTAGTTTTAACCATAACTCAAGTTATTGTAGTTATTCTACTATCCCCATTATATCAAGGAATTTACGATAGGGGAAAAGCCATAATAGAAGGGCGTAAAGGCCCCAGTGTTCTGCAACCTTACTATGATATAATTAAACTACTAAGAAAAGAAACCGTTATTTCAAATAACTCATTATCTCTATTTGTTTATGCTCCTTACATAGTTTTTGGGATTTATCTCCTTATTTCCTTCGTCATCCCAGTAGTTTATCCAGTGCCCATCTTACTCACCCCTACGGTGGATTTCTTAGGGGGAGCATTACTCTTCTCCTTAGCTGCGTTCATAAAAATAATTGCCTCCCTAGAAAGTGGAAGTAATTTCGTTGCATTAGGAGTAAGTAGAATTCTCTCTTTCACTTTCTTATCTGAAGCTACACTGATAACGGTTTTCTTCGGCGTTGCACTAATAACTGGTACAAACAACCCTTATGTAACATTAGATTACGTTTCCCAAAGCCTCTCTCATTACTTTCAACTAGACCACACCTTCGTATCGATCTCATTCTTCATGTTATGGTTATTCGAAACCGGTAAATTACCCGTAGAGAGTCCTGGACTAAGCGAAATGGGTATGATAGACGATGGAGTTCTCTACGAATATAGCGGAAAATTACTTGCAATACTAAAGTGGGGTTCTTACATCAAACAATATCTATTAGGCTCAGTACTCCTAAACGTATTTATATTCCCTTGGTTTTTGCAAGTTGGAATTATAGGCTCTTTAATAGACATTGCGGTGATGTTCGGCAAATGGTTACTCCTAATCCTTATTAGCGTTATAATAAACACCACCCTAGCTAAATTAAGGCTATTTAAAGTTCAGGATTATCTCGCAGTGGCGTTCCTCCTTTCCCTACTTTCATTAACGCTTACTGTCTTGTTGGGGTGA
- a CDS encoding TatD family hydrolase → MYKYFDAHCHYSYLKKKYEDYLIAAVSMDYQSAMDTFSLKSDNVLVGVGIHPWRVHEEDLTRILSLIIKADFVGEVGLDYRFAKAPKELQIKYFEEQIKAGEGKLINVHALDAWKDAFNILVKNDVKSAIFHWYTGPINLLKDIESAGYFISINPSVSFQKKHQEVLKNVDLKNVLTESDGGYEYRGKLLEPSDIPNAISFMSNFLGIEEYKLVRIISNNFFKAYGVNPVNN, encoded by the coding sequence ATGTATAAGTACTTTGACGCTCATTGCCATTATTCCTATTTAAAGAAGAAGTATGAAGATTATCTTATAGCTGCGGTTTCAATGGATTACCAATCCGCTATGGATACTTTCTCCTTAAAGAGTGACAACGTATTAGTAGGAGTTGGTATTCATCCTTGGCGTGTTCATGAGGAGGATCTGACTAGAATTTTATCGTTGATTATTAAAGCTGATTTCGTTGGAGAAGTTGGTTTGGATTACAGATTCGCTAAGGCTCCTAAAGAATTGCAGATTAAATATTTTGAGGAGCAGATAAAAGCGGGAGAAGGTAAGTTGATAAACGTCCACGCTTTAGACGCTTGGAAAGACGCTTTCAACATTTTAGTTAAAAACGACGTGAAGAGTGCTATCTTTCACTGGTATACTGGTCCCATTAATCTGTTGAAGGATATTGAGAGTGCTGGGTATTTTATTTCTATAAATCCTTCCGTTTCTTTCCAGAAGAAGCATCAAGAAGTGTTGAAAAATGTCGACCTAAAAAACGTTCTTACAGAGAGTGATGGTGGGTATGAATATAGGGGTAAGCTATTAGAACCTAGTGATATACCTAACGCTATCTCATTTATGAGCAATTTTTTAGGTATAGAAGAGTATAAGCTAGTGAGAATAATAAGCAATAATTTTTTCAAAGCTTATGGAGTAAACCCAGTTAATAATTGA
- the fdhF gene encoding formate dehydrogenase subunit alpha, with the protein MEVRKTICPFCGVGCGLDFYVENNFIFRVSPSQEHIVSRGHVCGKGAVASEVIYAWDRLTYPLKRVKDTFVRTTWDEAISDIDSKLKEIRSKYGSEAIAFYGGCQNTLEEGYSFMKLARALGTNNVDSCARVCHEPSAMALKELVGIGASSVTVSEILNARNIVISGESVTDSHPVLSQYLVEAKRKGVKIVVIDPRMTGTARIADLFLQISSGTDIYLYNAVANYLISNGLYDSKFVKERVENFDEFREIVKSYTIEEAERITSVSKDKIIEFARIIANKPTILSWGLGLTQSSGVNAVKAYINLALLTGNVGINGGGLLVYRGQTNVQGSGDLIKPDVFPNGPMNEENAKELSKIWGFVPPIKKGLSITEAFLRDSNVKALFLMNYNPAFSLPNRYKVIKFLKSLELLVVMDPFMTETAKYAHYVLPTPLWAEKEGSVTNLDRTVKWRFKVVDPPGEVRSELWIIKRIAEKLGFTGFHDDSKLVFKEIKEVAKLYSNLTLDELMDYSVDSRYPDHESSLYKDRFMTPSGKAKFGLVRYNEISGDSYILITGRVVTRYNSDELIKRVPGYRNFSSDLLINPEDATKLNIKDGDMVKVVSKCGMAVMKAKLTNEVKVGHTFAYMHDYYVNNVVCDDLDDISKTPRYKITFVKIEKLG; encoded by the coding sequence ATGGAAGTTAGGAAAACCATATGCCCTTTCTGTGGTGTAGGTTGTGGTCTAGATTTTTATGTAGAGAATAACTTTATATTTAGGGTATCTCCATCACAAGAGCACATTGTTAGCAGAGGACACGTTTGCGGTAAGGGCGCTGTTGCTTCAGAAGTAATTTACGCCTGGGACCGTTTAACTTATCCTTTAAAGAGAGTTAAGGACACTTTCGTTAGGACTACTTGGGATGAAGCAATTAGCGATATTGATAGCAAGTTAAAGGAAATTAGGAGTAAGTATGGCTCAGAGGCTATTGCCTTTTACGGGGGTTGTCAGAATACGTTGGAGGAAGGATATTCGTTCATGAAGTTGGCTAGAGCTTTGGGTACTAATAATGTTGACTCGTGTGCTAGGGTTTGTCATGAGCCCTCTGCAATGGCTTTAAAGGAGTTAGTCGGTATTGGAGCTTCTTCTGTTACCGTTTCTGAAATTTTGAATGCTAGAAATATTGTAATTTCTGGAGAATCTGTTACTGATAGCCATCCCGTTTTGTCTCAATATTTAGTTGAGGCTAAGAGAAAGGGTGTGAAAATTGTAGTTATTGATCCTAGGATGACTGGTACTGCTAGGATTGCTGATTTGTTTTTACAGATTAGTAGTGGTACTGATATTTATCTATATAACGCTGTTGCGAATTATTTGATAAGTAACGGATTATATGATAGTAAGTTCGTTAAGGAACGTGTTGAGAACTTTGATGAGTTTAGGGAGATTGTAAAGTCTTATACTATTGAGGAAGCCGAGAGGATTACTAGTGTTAGTAAGGATAAGATTATTGAGTTCGCTAGGATTATTGCAAATAAGCCTACAATACTCTCATGGGGTTTGGGTTTAACTCAGTCAAGTGGCGTTAATGCCGTAAAGGCTTACATTAACCTAGCATTGCTTACTGGGAATGTTGGTATTAATGGTGGGGGACTATTAGTTTATAGGGGTCAAACAAATGTTCAAGGTTCTGGTGATTTAATAAAGCCAGATGTTTTCCCAAATGGTCCAATGAATGAGGAAAACGCTAAGGAGTTGAGTAAGATTTGGGGTTTTGTTCCTCCAATCAAGAAGGGTTTGAGCATAACTGAGGCTTTTCTAAGGGATAGTAATGTTAAGGCACTTTTTCTAATGAATTACAATCCAGCTTTTAGTTTGCCAAATAGATACAAGGTTATTAAGTTCTTGAAGTCGTTGGAATTGTTAGTAGTAATGGATCCGTTTATGACTGAGACTGCTAAATATGCACATTACGTTTTGCCTACTCCTTTATGGGCTGAAAAGGAGGGTTCAGTTACTAATTTAGATCGTACTGTTAAGTGGAGGTTTAAGGTTGTTGATCCTCCTGGGGAGGTTAGGAGTGAGTTGTGGATAATTAAGAGGATTGCTGAGAAGTTAGGTTTTACTGGTTTTCATGACGATTCTAAATTGGTGTTTAAAGAGATAAAGGAGGTTGCAAAGTTGTACTCTAATTTGACCCTTGATGAATTGATGGATTACTCTGTAGACTCCAGGTATCCTGATCACGAGTCTAGTCTGTACAAGGATAGGTTTATGACTCCTAGCGGTAAGGCTAAGTTTGGATTAGTTAGGTATAACGAAATATCTGGTGATAGTTACATTTTAATTACTGGTAGAGTTGTGACTAGGTATAATTCTGATGAGTTGATCAAGAGAGTCCCAGGATATAGGAATTTCAGTTCTGATTTGTTGATAAACCCAGAGGATGCTACAAAGCTGAATATCAAAGACGGGGATATGGTTAAGGTTGTTTCTAAATGCGGCATGGCTGTGATGAAAGCCAAGCTAACTAACGAGGTTAAGGTTGGTCATACGTTTGCTTATATGCATGATTACTATGTAAACAACGTTGTCTGTGACGATTTAGATGATATTTCTAAGACTCCAAGATATAAGATAACCTTTGTCAAGATTGAAAAATTGGGATAA
- a CDS encoding SDR family NAD(P)-dependent oxidoreductase, with protein MSEVAIVTGASKGIGRAVVKLLKENNYTVVSISRSKSDIGDVIYDADVSDRSTVFRIVNEVLEKFGKIDVLVNNAGFGVYGSFLETDLNEEEYMIRTNLLAPLYFMKAVLPHMVSRRKGSVVNIVSEAAYVSTPKLLVYSATKAGLASLTNGLWAEMRKYNVRVSGVYPGPVRTNFTSHPSFKKNNGDPFTNYSVEPEAVAKAVLKAIRTGKREIYVPSRLKLDPYFLKLANLFQSFTYTIVSNYFS; from the coding sequence ATGTCTGAAGTTGCTATTGTAACCGGAGCATCAAAAGGTATAGGGAGAGCTGTTGTTAAGTTACTTAAGGAGAATAATTATACTGTTGTTTCGATTTCTAGGAGTAAATCGGATATTGGTGATGTAATTTATGATGCTGATGTCAGTGATAGGAGCACTGTATTTAGGATTGTAAATGAGGTACTGGAGAAGTTTGGCAAGATTGACGTCTTGGTTAATAATGCAGGTTTTGGAGTTTATGGATCTTTTTTAGAGACTGATTTAAACGAGGAGGAGTACATGATTAGGACTAATCTTCTAGCCCCACTATACTTCATGAAGGCCGTGCTTCCACATATGGTTTCTAGGAGGAAGGGAAGTGTTGTTAACATCGTTTCGGAAGCTGCTTACGTATCTACACCCAAGCTTTTAGTTTACTCGGCAACTAAGGCTGGTTTAGCCAGTTTAACTAATGGTTTGTGGGCTGAAATGAGGAAATATAATGTTAGGGTAAGTGGTGTTTACCCTGGCCCTGTCAGGACTAATTTTACCTCTCATCCTTCATTTAAAAAGAATAATGGCGATCCTTTTACTAATTATAGCGTTGAGCCAGAGGCTGTAGCTAAAGCCGTTCTAAAAGCAATAAGGACTGGTAAGAGGGAGATTTATGTACCTTCAAGGTTGAAATTGGACCCCTATTTCCTTAAGCTTGCTAACCTTTTCCAGAGTTTCACTTATACTATAGTAAGTAATTATTTTAGCTAA